The genomic interval AAAAATTCTCACTCATCATATGCACATATATGCGTCCAGAACCTTTGACTACCTTGCTGGACTCGGTTCAAGAGCAGACGGCCTACCCCGATGAGATACTAATCATAGATGGTAGTACTGATGATGAAACAGATATACGCTTTCGCGAAAGCGGAATAAAAAACCTTCAATACTTTAAAGTTTCCTCTAAGCATCGAGGGCTCACCAAACAGCGTAATTACGGAATTAATCGTGTAGAGACGTCCACAGATATTGTTTGTTTTCTAGACGATGATACGATTTTAAAACCGACATATTTTGAGCGTATCTTGGATGTATACCATAAGTTTCCAGAAACAAAAGGAGTAGGGGGGTATATTACTAATGAGGTAGTATGGGAAAAAGTAAAAAAGGAAGATGCAAAGGATATTAATCATTTTTATTATGATAACTACCGAAGAACCGAAGGTAGCCGATTCAAACTGAGAAGAAAATTGGGACTAGCACCTAATACTGCTCCAGGCATACTACCAAAATTTGGACATGGAAGACCCACAAGTTTTTTGCCTCCTTCAGGCAAAATTTACGAAGTAAAACAACTAATGGGTGGTGTATCTAGTTTCCCATTGCAGATTTTAAAGGAAAATAAATTTTCAGAATACTTCCAAGGGTATGGTCTTTATGAAGAT from Dokdonia sp. Hel_I_53 carries:
- a CDS encoding glycosyltransferase family 2 protein, which produces MAKKFSLIICTYMRPEPLTTLLDSVQEQTAYPDEILIIDGSTDDETDIRFRESGIKNLQYFKVSSKHRGLTKQRNYGINRVETSTDIVCFLDDDTILKPTYFERILDVYHKFPETKGVGGYITNEVVWEKVKKEDAKDINHFYYDNYRRTEGSRFKLRRKLGLAPNTAPGILPKFGHGRPTSFLPPSGKIYEVKQLMGGVSSFPLQILKENKFSEYFQGYGLYEDADFTFRISKLGSMYIHTGAKLEHHHASSGRPNQYNYGKMVSRNGWYVWKTMYPNPGMDNILKWYIISGLLAIIRLTNVVTSSRRQEALTEFLGRLVGLLSLIFYKPKFK